The Solanum lycopersicum chromosome 8, SLM_r2.1 DNA segment CAACCATGTTACACTAATATTTGATGCATTTGATTGGCAGGGTTGACTTTCTACAATCACACGGCTACAGGTGCCACTGCCACAACAGGTAAAACAAGGTGCTCAGGGAAGCCATCATGTCCCAGGGGTTCAACCCTCATGAAACCAACCGCAAGTCACTTAGCCAAGCAAAACCTGCCTCGTCCAATAGGTGAATCGAGGTTGGAAGCTTATCCGCCTTGATTTTCTTCGCATTCTCTGTTTTAAGTGCAGAccatcttttattatttcaagtgttcttttaaaaaaatttcaagagtGAGTATCTGTAAATCTTTAAACAGTGGGTCATCTTCTGtatgtattttgttgtttttcataTTCCACCTTTTTGTGAACGGTGAGCAAAGCTCTTGCAACTTTGCATGTAATCTGTTGGGAATGACCTTGTTTGATCACACAGCTGCTCATCACCGGCTAACTACTTTACTGGTCTGTGTTCTCTTTGAACACCTTTCTCTTGTATTAGGTTACCCACATTCTTGGTTGAGAAAAACGGAACCAGTTCAACTGTGATCGAGACTCAAGCTGCCAAGAGACAAAAGCTTGAGAGTGGTCATCTACGGAAGGTAGTTTTTGTATGTTCTGCCCTATGGATTTTGCTCCTTTTCCTCTGCATTATGCTAGAGTAATCATGAGTCTCTTTAACTATTAATTGCTTCTTCCAATTTAGTGTTTCTTTTACATTAACAGAATCAACTTTATGAATTTGTGGAGTTAAAATCTGCTGCAAATTAATTGAAtagaattatgattttaagaatttttatgGGGATGTATTACATATTGGAATTCCAACATTTTTAAATATTGGAAATGGGCTAAAACATTACTTTAATTCGTTCTCTCTGTAAGGAATACAACCCTTGCCAAAAAAGTACATTTTTGACATTACTTTGTCTTCACATCTAATTACTTGACCAAGGTTCTTCTCCAGCTTTGCAATTTTGACAACAGCGCAAATGCTTCATCTCTTCCTTCTATTGTATTCAAATTCTGTTCACTTGTATATGGACTTTTGGCATCTCTCTAATGTTAGGTTGctcaaatttttatgaaaaagtatCTCTTTCTGCATTACAGGTTGCCGAAGCGAAGCCTGTATTTAGTTTTGTTCACAAGGCACCTAAGAGAGTAAGTATTTGCTCTCCATTCTATTTTCTATTTACTCAGGAAAAGTTAGGAGTCTTCCTCCTTGTACAGTTAAAGACCTTAAGTGACTATCTGTTTCATTGTTTTGATCACGTGTGTCCTAATAGTTTCCCTTCACCTGTGATATCTTTTGTTGAGTTGACCTTCCCTATACCTATAGAAATTTTCGTTGATTTGAGTAGTTCAAAGTGCGAGCTCccatattttttacttaaaagatGTCTAGAAATTTTTCCCCCAGTATTCAACCGCCGACCAGGTCCATTCTTGAGTGGCTGAATTATGTCTCTAGTACGAAATTATGCGTAATCCCTAGTCTCTAGAGCTCTGGGTTTTTGAACCTTAACCATGTAGAACTTTTTGGTGATGACTGGATTTTCTGCTGGAGTTCTGACACAGTTTGTGAACTATCTTGCAGGACGGAAAAGTCGATTGCAACAACACTTTGGTGAAGCCCAGGATTACTATTCCTAGAGAACCTGCTCTTCAAACAACTCATAGAGCACAAAGAGCAAGGTCGGCCTCATTAACTGGTTTCATTTATCTTATCCAGTTTGAGATCCACTTTCAACATTTTATCATGACGTTTCAATTTCAGGCCAAAAGATAGTGTACAAGCAGAAAATTTGCCACCGACGGCTATACGTAGATTCAAAGCTCTTCCACTAAATAGAAAGGTTAAACATAGTTTCCTTGAGGCAATCAACTCATCTGCATGTTATTGACAGCTGACTATTTCACAGATCTTTGAAGGTCCTTCTTTGCCTCCAAAAAGAAGTAATCCACAACTCCCACAGTTTCAAGTAAGTATTCAGACTGGTGTCTTCGCTTCTCGTTCCTTTTCTAAGATTACCAAGCTCCATTCATATCACTTGTATTCCATGACTTTTCACTTGTAATATATTGTAAACATAGTTTCAcaaacaagtgaattaaaatttCTACCTTGATGCTTTGGTTTAAAGGAATTTCACCTGAAAACGTCAGAGAGAGCCGTGCAACATCGTTCAGCTGTTTCAACTTCTGCTGCCAATTCTTCTTCTACTAATGACAAGGTTACATATTAGTTTTTATCATGAGGAGTTTGTTCTTATGCACAAACACTCTACTCGATTTAACTTATAGTCTGAACCAGTGAAATTGGATAATTTTAGTGGCAACAACATGACAAGATTTGGGAACTTTGTAGTGTTACCTTATTTTTTATGGCTCCTTCCAATGTGATTTTTCCCTGcctaaaatattacataaaaattgcACCGTTGGTGAAATCTTAGAAATGTTCCCACCATTTTTTTTGGAGTCTATCTGCATCTATATTTGAGTTTGATAAAATTAAGAGGTTCATAAAGAAATTAGGTTATTTGAATTCAAGTTGTTTGCATTATTATTACTgattgacaaaatattttgttgcaGGTGTTGCAGAAAGTCAGTTCTAATTCAACATTGGAATGTGGAAATAGAGAATCCAGAAGGTGAATGTTGACATCCTTTTGTGTGTTGAGCAGCAGCAGTCTTTGTTGTTAGCATAACATTCTATGTTGTTCTTATTAcattcttttgtttatttttagtttcaaattaaaatattggttGTCAATGCTTGTAAAATGTAAATTACTTTTAAGGTTGTGGGTGACTAAAAAACGTGAACTTTTGTATGTCAGATTCAATCACGTAGAGGCTCCAAAGCAAGAAGAACCGGTGTCCACCTACAACTTCAAAGCTCTTCCCCTTAATAAAAAGGTACATTAGGAAAGATTGGGGAAGTTTTGATATATGGAGTTCTGGGAACTGAACTTTTTGTTTCATGTAGATTCTATCAAGTAAAGGAGATATTGGAGTGTTCCGAAATACCAAGAAGGAAACCACAGTGCCAATGGTAATCCAAACATGTCTAGTTTTTTCAGTTGTTATTGTTGTCTTTGAAGTTCCAATAATGACATATGAATTGCTTTGCCTCTGCCACAGGAGTTTAATTTTCATACTGTAAAGAGGATTCATCATAATCCGCCAATTGATTTGTTTAATAAGGTTGGTAGTTTTACATTTTTGTATTGGTGTTCAATTGTGTACATTGTTTGGTGTCTCTCTTTGGACACAATATTaatctttcttgtttttttttatcagcTATCTCTTATGTCCGAGCCCCAACAAGCTGCGGGAGTTCAATCAAAAGCACAACGACCATCCTGTCTTCCGTCAAAGGttccatttattttttcatttttctttctgaTCTTATTTAGTTAAGCATTGTCTagatttttgattttgtatGGGTTTTTGTTACAAGGGTTCTAAAGAAAATAGATGGGCTTATTTCCAACAGAACCATGAGGTAAGCACTGTTTATTCCGTGGTTACTAGCTATTTCCATCTCCATCAGCTTACaaaattcttctttttaagATAGTACACACGGAGACCGGAAAACTAGCTGATCTCAAAAGCAAAGCCAATTTTGTTCGGTAGTGATGTGGGCTAACTGAAGTTTGTCAAGTCTCTAACACCATCAACAGGTACAAGCTTTGCTTTCTGTTTTCTTTATAATCGAGAAATCTCCGAGGGTTTAAGATGTGACATGCATCTAACCCAAACATCTCTAACACCGTGTGGTAGTTTTGCTTTTCTTCTTATATGATAAAACTCAACAGGTATATTTGAATTCTTGTAGGTGTTTGGGCTTTTTAGGAACAAAATACAGCACATTTCTGGACGTTGATGGAACACCTTTTTTGCTTGATTCAAAAGGCAGACTGAGATGATGTAGCAATGCCAATACACAACAATTGTCTGAAATTGTCAAGTGCATTCGAATATATAGAAGTTTTATAACTTTATGTAAAAATCATTTTCTACAGATGTAAACCATCAGATACGAACAACAATGTTAAACCCAATGTGAATAAAAATGAGCAAGTTTTTGTTTTAGCTGGAACTGTTCATCTTTATTCTACTTTGATTTTGCCTTATATGTGACTGATTCTTTATGACATAGAATGCTTGAGAGATTAATGTAtcaaatgtgaaaaaattacaaatttaattgaatcCTCTTGGCTAATTTCATAGTTCGGACAGTTAGTCTCGATTACATTCTTACTATAATGCCTTCAGGACTAATTGCTTGATACCCTTATATATTGCTGCTAACTTCCATATTATACAATTATGCAGCgtaattattattgaattacaaTCATTTCTCCTCCTCAGAGGCGCACTCTTTGTCTCCTGAGTTATGTTTCCCTATTGACGTGACAAATGAAAGAGGTGAATGTTTTGTCCAACGCTTCATCAAAGGCTTCTTATCCTTGCtgtatcttttctttgttatgGCAATGGCGAGATCATTGGGAAACAAGGTTTTCCAGACAAAAGCATGCAGAAGGGTTGAGACGAATAATATGCAGACCATTGTTGTTGACATGAACGATAGGGCCAAAGCCAAAGCCTTGGTAATGAAAGATGGAACCTCCTCTGCATACTTTATGGTTGCTATTGAAACTGTGGTCATTGGAAAAGTATATGACCACCATGCAACTGAAAATCTGCAGATAGTCAAGATATTAGATCAAagttttcatcaaaattttgaaCTCTTGTGCTGTTATCGTATTTCATGGACGAGAAAGTTACCTGAATCCTGTGAAGAAGTTGGGACGTACAACCAATGATAAGTAGAGAAATAGTGATATGAAGTAGCAGGTTCTTGCCAAGCCATCAAATTCATCATATATAGCCCCCCAAGCAAGGCTAGCTGCAGCTGGAGTGGCAATGAACATGGAATAAACAGGGTGGAGTTCCTTAGGCAACGCTTCACTCGTTGGCAACCTTTGATATAATGTGACAAACACCACAAGGTAATGTGCAAAGCCAATGGACCATAAGAACTTTCCAGGCTCCTTCCATCCCACTTTAGCAGCCAAAATAGCTCCCACGAAATTCCCAATTACAGAGAGGTGAGATGAGGGGTTGGCTACTTTACAGAGACGTCGTTTCCCTCCTGAAAGCCATTGGCCATAAATTTTGAGATTGAGGAAGAAGATCGGGGCCATGAAGACACACCAGATGGCAGGGTGAAGTGTTCCTGGCGCTGTTTTAGGAGGTGCACCTATAGCTAAAAACATGCATACAATCCATGGAGCACAAAAGAAGTTGACTCTCACTGGGTGAAAGTATTCTCTCTTTATCGCTTCAAAGTAAAGAGCACATTTGAATATATAGGTGATGAAGACTGCAACGAGAACCCCCACTGCTAACAGCCAAACCGCGAAGTTAATGAAAAGTGGAACATGAAGGAATTTGGTGACAGGACTCAGAGCAAGTGAACGCCAGAGGATGGCTTGACTACTAAGGCCTAGGCATATACCGAAGCAACCAATCGGGAACCTGAGTAGAAAAGGCCATTTTTCATCTTTTGGAAGAAGAATGTCCTCAGAATCCTGCAGAAAAGATTGTTACCAACACTTGAGTTTAGCAACATCTATGCACCGACAGCACAAAAGATTAAATAGACATTTTGTTATATCTTAAAGTTCAAGACCACAAATACAAAAGTTTCTTTTACTTTCTGAAACACACTTGTCAAGTCAAAaccagacaaacaaattgaaactgAAGGAGTACGGATAATTACCTTGACTTGATCAAGTTCAGGTCCTGTAAGAGCATCAAAGTATCTTCCAGCAGGTACACTTTTCTTGACATGATCATTAAGTCCTTCCTTAACATTATTGTTCTGAAGTTCAATTCCACTTTCTTTTCTAAGTGGTATCTTTGAAGATTGCCTAGCAATAGTTGATTTAGTCCTAAACATGTTGAAATCTCCTTTATTTCTTGCTTCAATACCATTTGTTCCATTAACACCAAATCCTCCAAAACTATTTCCACTTCTTCCGAGTATTTTTcgttcatttttatctttagatgtCTCTCCATTGAGTACAGAGAACCCTGTCTCTAGTGACACTTGCCTGCTGAACTTCCTAGGAGGCCtttttatttctctatttttcataGGCCTGTTGAATCGCGTGTCTGGTTTATCAGCATTCATCGTAATGTTACTGTTTTCTTCCTTGTgatcttcttcctcttcatgcAAGACTTCATTGATATCAACTAAATGGTTGTTTCCTACATTCATTTTGCACCCCTTCTATTGTTCGCGATAAGTGGACGAAATGTAATTATTCACTATAATAAACTTGCATTTTTATTGATTGTCAAACATGAGATGTATCACGAGAAATGTGAAAAAATGAACTTTGTTGGTGGTAATTATCAACTTGGTTCTTTGATGGGGTTTCTCGTGAGGAAGACTTTAACATAAGTAATTTGTGGTGTTTAGAGAGAACACACTATTAGATTGAGGTATTCAAGTTGAATATGTTTGTAATTTTATGGTTTTTGTCTTTATGATGATTTCTGTTTGAGAGGCACATTTTCTTGCATTTCACGGGTCTAAAGACCAAAATTAGTGGCATTGGTTGTGAACATTTACCTCATAACTAGGGTGGTCTAGGGTTAGTATAAATAGTGTCATTTGGCCATAATgatcttatgttcatatatacaataatagagttcatatttaaatatttatagatatTTAGTAGATTCCTTATACATATATGTAGTTTGAATTATAATTAGTGAATCCATAGACGACACACTAGATCAGCCTCTGACCTCTGTAGTTAGATCCACGGTAGAGCTAAAAGTTATAATAAGGGAATTCAACATACTGCAACAATTCGACTTATATATTGTACTAAAATTATACTTGCACTactttgaattttatgaaattttgtgaGACTATTTATCAAATGTTTGTGTGATTTACTTTTGAAGTGTTGGATATATTTCAATTAGCAGCCCTAATAGTGTAGGTTACCCTTGCCACTTCTACTACAACTATTTTTTTCAGCCTTAAAGTTAGAAAGTAGCCAATGTTGTCGATTTCAACTTTTTACTAGTGCGATGACATgacaaatatgaaattttatttgttgaaaCTTTAGAATAATGACATTACCAAAATAGCTATTTGTAGTCTTATGGGCCAAAAGAAATATTCTTGTGATATGGGCCTTCCAGACAATCAATCCAAAAACATGCAttctattaaaagaaaatttcgcAAATAGCcactataaataatttaattaggcctcatagctatagtttgctaattataattcgtagctacatgttagAGGGAAGAGAGAGGTGAGTCAGATTAGGAGAGGGAGgaaagaggcgagcgagagagggaggagagtgGAGAGAGGTGAACTGTATTTGTATATCTGTCGAATGGTATATGTTAGGTATCAAATAACTGTATCTATGTAATtgatatacatatgcatttgtatatttggcgagcgagattgggaaaGGGAGCGAGAGAGGGATGAGAGTGGAAAGAGACGCATTGTATTtatatatctttcatataattgtatatttttacatgtataagagaggagagaggagagagactCACATAATTATAGCTAAATAGAAGTTGCGAGTGGTAATCAattcaaactatagctatattaGCTAATTAACCCGTATATGTTTAGTTATTCGCATAATTTCCCCTTCTATTAACAAGGCCTAGTCTAACGAATCGAGTTCAACTCATATCAGTTACTTAATAACGAAAATGTGGCGAAATAATCATGTCAAACCGTATTTTCTTAAtgataaaaaaactttttacaaaaatagtCTACCTTTTAACACTTACTTTTACTTCTCAATCTGCCTTTGAAAAGGTAAAATTATTCTCtccattactattattattttactgataaaagtaatattattttctctccttaattttataaaataaataagtaatatataattatttttttttcattaattataaagaccaagtaaaataaaatcgaagaatataaaaaatttccaCTTGGATGGGCAAAAGATTAGATGTTAATATAATTAAGCATTGTGACATTCGGcaagaataaaatttggataaaataaaaagtcactatagacacataagttttTTTCTACAATTCCAAAAGTAACAtatcaaatatcatatattaaaaaaaaaaatcatatattaaatttaattcaaactttgttattttctcaaaaaaaaaaaaatgccgCTATTAGCCGGCTACTCTTCTTAATCTTCAAAAATTAACAACCTATAAATACATCCCCTAACAATCAATAAtttcaaatcatataaaaacaCCTTattataactacttatttttcaaaaaaaaaaaaatttaaaaaaatctcaatgGCATCGACATCTGTTATGATTGcagttattgttgttgttgttgccaCTCCAGCAATGGCAACTGATCATTGGGTTGGTGATGATCAAGGTTGGAAACTCGATTTTAATTACACAGCTTGGGCTGCTACGAAACAGTTCCACGTTGGAGATAAGCTCAGTATGTACATAAATTTATCATATCTCGTACTATTTTAAGTTTGTGTAATCGTTGTcattaaaacatattttcaatACGTGTCCCTAAAGCTAAGCCtgatttattttgtgattgcaGTATTCAAGTACAAGAAAGACGTTCACAACGTGTACAAAGCAGATCATGAAGCATTCAAAAGCTGTACACCAAGTAGCGATGTTACGCCATTAACATCTGGAAATGATGAGATTTCCCTGGCTTCGCCAGGGAAAAAATGGTACATTTGTGGTGTAGGTAAACATTGTGAAAAGGGAATGAAACTTGCTATTAATGTTTGGCCAGCAGAATCAGTATCCCCTGCTCCGTCACCAAGTAGCCctggttcttcttcttcttcttcatttgcatCTTCAATTTCTCCCGATTCAAAATTTGTTGCTTTGCTTGTTGCTGCATTTGCAATGATCGTCATGATCATGACTTGACGATGAAATTAGTTCGTATGGAGGGGTGAGCTGATGATCATTTATcaatttgttgttgttatttgttttcacattttgaatAATTGTAAGATAGTTGAGGCAATCAGGACTCAGGAGTAGTGTCTGAGGCTCCTGGattttatgttaatttcttttactttgtttgttttattgaaGATTTGAATATGTTTGTATCCTACctgatttgatatattatttattctACGATTCTCTCATAACTTATAGTTATGCGGATTTCTAATTGCAGATCAAACACATGACTCAAAAcaaccttttttttctctcatcagcatttatatgtatttaataCATTCATATATATGGCCCCTCCCTCTATCTCTTCAAGTGGATGAAGTTTCTTAGACATTAATGTGATGTTTGAAATAGGATATTTCCTACAATTGCAACATCTTGTCCAAGTTGATTGCATTTATCTGTTGCTGCTGCATTGTCCATGTTCTCTTAAATCTTGCCTTTTAGTGTGTGGAGGCCcacttttattcttttttatttgtaatatatttactttttcgAGTATTCTAGATATCTATCGGTctgactaatttaaatttacgtCCACCAAGCTCATTGAAAAGGAAGTGCTCCAACAACTTTTATATTCTCAAAGATTtgcatttgaaaattttgattaacaGCGAGAGGATTTTATTCATTCCATCATAAGTCAATAGCTTTTGGTAAACCCTTTGTGTAAATATTCCatcaaatatgataaatattttacaaaggAATCTAATTATTATAGTAGTCATTGTCTCACTTAGTTGAATCATTGTAGTTCTAACATGCTTTTGATCTTTAATTTGTCCTCTAGCGATCGAACTTATACACAATGTATCCGAACAtaacttataaatattataatacgAAAACAGAaatttataggaaaaaaaaaaagaagttaattaGTATGGAGGATACTAAAGACATACACAAAGTAGAGGGTTAAAAGAGGCTATCATAAACACCAAAaaaaggtttgagaaaaaagaaTATTAGAGAAAGTTGAAAGTTACACCTTtaacattttattataaattagtaatcaatataaaatttaaaattatattaaataaataatgctAGTGGGTGGagaattttaatcattttatgcTTTTATCTATTTGGTTGAGAGACAACTTCTTTTAAGTCATCCTAAAAGTAACATGCCTAACATGCTTATAAAGAAAAACAACCAATATTTAGCTTTATGTAGCTAACTAACTCTATATGTTTCACACAAAGAGTAAAGCAAAAGCAAAATAACACATCTCATCTACATGTTTCCATAAATAGTAGTTTTCCTCTACTATTCTCTACACAAATCGTTCACTCGATACAGAAACTTACCTATCGTTGTAGGTCAACTTAACGTATAAAGTTCTTTAGACTGTTAGTGCAACAGTGCAAAAATCCCTTGCCAATGGCTCTCCTATATCGAAAGTTCTTACATATACTTTCAAAGTAGTTCTTCTAAGAACCTTGATATGAAGCTTAATAACAGTAGATTTATGTCAGATTAGACTAATGTATATGCTCCATCAGGGTATGGAGTTAAGTGAGGGCGGAGATGATCCTCCTTCACCGGAAAGTAGAAGGTACACTATCTATCAACATTCTTGAAGTTAAAGCTTAAAAGCAGTAGGTACATTTCCTATCAAGTCCCTTATGTGAGGTTTAGAAGCTACAGACATGCTGCAAATGGTTGAAAACTTGAAGTCATTCTATCTATATGGGAATTAGGTGGGGCAACGAAAGAAACTTGGCAATAACGACAGCAACTTGAGAACTAAGATCCACTTAAGAGACTTGCCAAATAATACAAACAATCAATGCAAC contains these protein-coding regions:
- the LOC101244516 gene encoding protein TPX2 isoform X8; protein product: MSLSGSDSDIEVEQEVPAVMEEGVGNNAEISANLGISNAEKLLNQLRQLPSGLTFYNHTATGATATTGKTRCSGKPSCPRGSTLMKPTASHLAKQNLPRPIGESRLPTFLVEKNGTSSTVIETQAAKRQKLESGHLRKVAEAKPVFSFVHKAPKRDGKVDCNNTLVKPRITIPREPALQTTHRAQRARPKDSVQAENLPPTAIRRFKALPLNRKIFEGPSLPPKRSNPQLPQFQEFHLKTSERAVQHRSAVSTSAANSSSTNDKVLQKVSSNSTLECGNRESRRFNHVEAPKQEEPVSTYNFKALPLNKKILSSKGDIGVFRNTKKETTVPMEFNFHTVKRIHHNPPIDLFNKLSLMSEPQQAAGVQSKAQRPSCLPSKGSKENRWAYFQQNHEIVHTETGKLADLKSKANFVR
- the LOC101244516 gene encoding protein TPX2 isoform X2 translates to MEEEMEDMVEYTFTAVEIDLDYEFDAPRYFDLGCEEALPETRQAESWFESAGSYPPSPFVTRLISKEDSFLENIHVSPKSKVVNMSLSGSDSDIEVEQEVPAVMEGVGNNAEISANLGISNAEKLLNQLRQLPSGLTFYNHTATGATATTGKTRCSGKPSCPRGSTLMKPTASHLAKQNLPRPIGESRLPTFLVEKNGTSSTVIETQAAKRQKLESGHLRKVVFVAEAKPVFSFVHKAPKRDGKVDCNNTLVKPRITIPREPALQTTHRAQRARPKDSVQAENLPPTAIRRFKALPLNRKIFEGPSLPPKRSNPQLPQFQEFHLKTSERAVQHRSAVSTSAANSSSTNDKVLQKVSSNSTLECGNRESRRFNHVEAPKQEEPVSTYNFKALPLNKKILSSKGDIGVFRNTKKETTVPMEFNFHTVKRIHHNPPIDLFNKLSLMSEPQQAAGVQSKAQRPSCLPSKGSKENRWAYFQQNHEIVHTETGKLADLKSKANFVR
- the LOC101244516 gene encoding protein TPX2 isoform X5 is translated as MEEEMEDMVEYTFTAVEIDLDYEFDAPRYFDLGCEEALPETRQAESWFESAGSYPPSPFVTRLISKEDSFLENIHVSPKSKVVNMSLSGSDSDIEVEQEVPAVMEEGVGNNAEISANLGISNAEKLLNQLRQLPSGLTFYNHTATGATATTGKTRCSGKPSCPRGSTLMKPTASHLAKQNLPRPIGESRLPTFLVEKNGTSSTVIETQAAKRQKLESGHLRKVVFVAEAKPVFSFVHKAPKRDGKVDCNNTLVKPRITIPREPALQTTHRAQRARPKDSVQAENLPPTAIRRFKALPLNRKIFEGPSLPPKRSNPQLPQFQVLQKVSSNSTLECGNRESRRFNHVEAPKQEEPVSTYNFKALPLNKKILSSKGDIGVFRNTKKETTVPMEFNFHTVKRIHHNPPIDLFNKLSLMSEPQQAAGVQSKAQRPSCLPSKGSKENRWAYFQQNHEIVHTETGKLADLKSKANFVR
- the LOC101244516 gene encoding protein TPX2 isoform X6 is translated as MSSSNGLCPGKSLTTIVYSFVTRLISKEDSFLENIHVSPKSKVVNMSLSGSDSDIEVEQEVPAVMEEGVGNNAEISANLGISNAEKLLNQLRQLPSGLTFYNHTATGATATTGKTRCSGKPSCPRGSTLMKPTASHLAKQNLPRPIGESRLPTFLVEKNGTSSTVIETQAAKRQKLESGHLRKVVFVAEAKPVFSFVHKAPKRDGKVDCNNTLVKPRITIPREPALQTTHRAQRARPKDSVQAENLPPTAIRRFKALPLNRKIFEGPSLPPKRSNPQLPQFQEFHLKTSERAVQHRSAVSTSAANSSSTNDKVLQKVSSNSTLECGNRESRRFNHVEAPKQEEPVSTYNFKALPLNKKILSSKGDIGVFRNTKKETTVPMEFNFHTVKRIHHNPPIDLFNKLSLMSEPQQAAGVQSKAQRPSCLPSKGSKENRWAYFQQNHEIVHTETGKLADLKSKANFVR
- the LOC101244516 gene encoding protein TPX2 isoform X3 produces the protein MEEEMEDMVEYTFTAVEIDLDYEFDAPRYFDLGCEEALPETRQAESWFESAGSYPPSPFVTRLISKEDSFLENIHVSPKSKVVNMSLSGSDSDIEVEQEVPAVMEEGVGNNAEISANLGISNAEKLLNQLRQLPSGLTFYNHTATGATATTGKTRCSGKPSCPRGSTLMKPTASHLAKQNLPRPIGESRLPTFLVEKNGTSSTVIETQAAKRQKLESGHLRKVAEAKPVFSFVHKAPKRDGKVDCNNTLVKPRITIPREPALQTTHRAQRARPKDSVQAENLPPTAIRRFKALPLNRKIFEGPSLPPKRSNPQLPQFQEFHLKTSERAVQHRSAVSTSAANSSSTNDKVLQKVSSNSTLECGNRESRRFNHVEAPKQEEPVSTYNFKALPLNKKILSSKGDIGVFRNTKKETTVPMEFNFHTVKRIHHNPPIDLFNKLSLMSEPQQAAGVQSKAQRPSCLPSKGSKENRWAYFQQNHEIVHTETGKLADLKSKANFVR
- the LOC101256903 gene encoding guard cell S-type anion channel SLAC1, which produces MNVGNNHLVDINEVLHEEEEDHKEENSNITMNADKPDTRFNRPMKNREIKRPPRKFSRQVSLETGFSVLNGETSKDKNERKILGRSGNSFGGFGVNGTNGIEARNKGDFNMFRTKSTIARQSSKIPLRKESGIELQNNNVKEGLNDHVKKSVPAGRYFDALTGPELDQVKDSEDILLPKDEKWPFLLRFPIGCFGICLGLSSQAILWRSLALSPVTKFLHVPLFINFAVWLLAVGVLVAVFITYIFKCALYFEAIKREYFHPVRVNFFCAPWIVCMFLAIGAPPKTAPGTLHPAIWCVFMAPIFFLNLKIYGQWLSGGKRRLCKVANPSSHLSVIGNFVGAILAAKVGWKEPGKFLWSIGFAHYLVVFVTLYQRLPTSEALPKELHPVYSMFIATPAAASLAWGAIYDEFDGLARTCYFISLFLYLSLVVRPNFFTGFRFSVAWWSYTFPMTTVSIATIKYAEEVPSFITKALALALSFMSTTMVCILFVSTLLHAFVWKTLFPNDLAIAITKKRYSKDKKPLMKRWTKHSPLSFVTSIGKHNSGDKECASEEEK
- the LOC101244516 gene encoding protein TPX2 isoform X7 translates to MSLSGSDSDIEVEQEVPAVMEEGVGNNAEISANLGISNAEKLLNQLRQLPSGLTFYNHTATGATATTGKTRCSGKPSCPRGSTLMKPTASHLAKQNLPRPIGESRLPTFLVEKNGTSSTVIETQAAKRQKLESGHLRKVVFVAEAKPVFSFVHKAPKRDGKVDCNNTLVKPRITIPREPALQTTHRAQRARPKDSVQAENLPPTAIRRFKALPLNRKIFEGPSLPPKRSNPQLPQFQEFHLKTSERAVQHRSAVSTSAANSSSTNDKVLQKVSSNSTLECGNRESRRFNHVEAPKQEEPVSTYNFKALPLNKKILSSKGDIGVFRNTKKETTVPMEFNFHTVKRIHHNPPIDLFNKLSLMSEPQQAAGVQSKAQRPSCLPSKGSKENRWAYFQQNHEIVHTETGKLADLKSKANFVR
- the LOC101244516 gene encoding protein TPX2 isoform X4: MEEEMEDMVEYTFTAVEIDLDYEFDAPRYFDLGCEEALPETRQAESWFESAGSYPPSPFVTRLISKEDSFLENIHVSPKSKVVNMSLSGSDSDIEVEQEVPAVMEGVGNNAEISANLGISNAEKLLNQLRQLPSGLTFYNHTATGATATTGKTRCSGKPSCPRGSTLMKPTASHLAKQNLPRPIGESRLPTFLVEKNGTSSTVIETQAAKRQKLESGHLRKVAEAKPVFSFVHKAPKRDGKVDCNNTLVKPRITIPREPALQTTHRAQRARPKDSVQAENLPPTAIRRFKALPLNRKIFEGPSLPPKRSNPQLPQFQEFHLKTSERAVQHRSAVSTSAANSSSTNDKVLQKVSSNSTLECGNRESRRFNHVEAPKQEEPVSTYNFKALPLNKKILSSKGDIGVFRNTKKETTVPMEFNFHTVKRIHHNPPIDLFNKLSLMSEPQQAAGVQSKAQRPSCLPSKGSKENRWAYFQQNHEIVHTETGKLADLKSKANFVR
- the LOC101244516 gene encoding protein TPX2 isoform X1, which encodes MEEEMEDMVEYTFTAVEIDLDYEFDAPRYFDLGCEEALPETRQAESWFESAGSYPPSPFVTRLISKEDSFLENIHVSPKSKVVNMSLSGSDSDIEVEQEVPAVMEEGVGNNAEISANLGISNAEKLLNQLRQLPSGLTFYNHTATGATATTGKTRCSGKPSCPRGSTLMKPTASHLAKQNLPRPIGESRLPTFLVEKNGTSSTVIETQAAKRQKLESGHLRKVVFVAEAKPVFSFVHKAPKRDGKVDCNNTLVKPRITIPREPALQTTHRAQRARPKDSVQAENLPPTAIRRFKALPLNRKIFEGPSLPPKRSNPQLPQFQEFHLKTSERAVQHRSAVSTSAANSSSTNDKVLQKVSSNSTLECGNRESRRFNHVEAPKQEEPVSTYNFKALPLNKKILSSKGDIGVFRNTKKETTVPMEFNFHTVKRIHHNPPIDLFNKLSLMSEPQQAAGVQSKAQRPSCLPSKGSKENRWAYFQQNHEIVHTETGKLADLKSKANFVR